A genome region from Bufo gargarizans isolate SCDJY-AF-19 chromosome 2, ASM1485885v1, whole genome shotgun sequence includes the following:
- the LOC122926372 gene encoding C3a anaphylatoxin chemotactic receptor-like, producing the protein MGRVRFISYTGTGPALMMNGTICNSSNNNSCGDYNYIDTSSYNPYDYYFVVLCLVSLLGTIGNGLVIWFCLFRMEKTVNVIWFLNLAIADFIFALFLAFIIVDLVFLNDGLLSNSLTMITIFVIYLNMVVSIFQLAVISVDHCICVIFPVWCHNHRTRRLALIVVLVIWIFSISSQIINLIYLGVLDGLYNWRPIARFLFLFLLPFIVMVSSYTILILRIKDKSIIKSSRPFKIIVAVVIAFFICWFPYYLFDFLTIIPHININVYIAGIKISLCLMLFNCCINPILYVFIGQDFKQKCCGSFQAVFEKAFREDMGQMNFMEN; encoded by the exons ATGGGCCGAGTGAG aTTTATATCATATACTGGAACTGGACCTGCACTGATGATGAATGGGACCATTTGTAACTCCTCAAACAATAACAGCTGTGGAGACTATAATTACATTGACACCTCGTCATATAACCCTTATGATTACTATTTTGTGGTCTTGTGTTTGGTTTCCTTACTGGGAACCATAGGAAATGGTCTGGTCATCTGGTTCTGCCTCTTCAGGATGGAGAAGACCGTCAATGTGATCTGGTTCCTCAACCTGGCGATAGCTGATTTTATATTTGCACTGTTTCTTGCTTTCATTATTGTAGACTTAGTATTTCTGAATGACGGGCTACTTAGTAATTCCTTGACCATGATCACCATATTTGTAATCTATCTCAATATGGTGGTCAGTATCTTCCAGCTCGCAGTCATCAGTGTAGACCACTGTATCTGTGTCATATTCCCGGTTTGGTGTCACAATCACCGGACCAGAAGATTGGCTCTGATTGTTGTCCTGGTCATTTGGATTTTTTCTATTTCTTCACAAATAATTAATTTAATTTACTTAGGTGTATTGGATGGCCTTTATAACTGGAGACCTATTGCAAGGTTTCTCTTTCTCTTCCTTCTTCCGTTCATTGTTATGGTCTCATCTTACACAATCCTTATCTTGCGCATCAAAGATAAAAGCATCATCAAATCTTCCAGGCCTTTTAAGATCATCGTAGCCGTGGTCATCGCTTTCTTCATTTGTTGGTTCCCTTATTACTTGTTTGACTTTTTGACTATAATTCCACATATAAACATCAATGTCTATATAGCTGGAATAAAAATTAGTTTATGTCTGATGCTTTTTAATTGTTGCATTAACCCCATTCTCTACGTCTTCATTGGTCAGGATTTCAAACAAAAATGTTGTGGCTCTTTCCAGGCTGTCTTTGAGAAGGCCTTCAGAGAAGACATGGGCCAGATGAATTTCATGGAAAACTAA